The following are encoded in a window of Alosa sapidissima isolate fAloSap1 chromosome 10, fAloSap1.pri, whole genome shotgun sequence genomic DNA:
- the tnfaip8l2b gene encoding tumor necrosis factor, alpha-induced protein 8-like protein 2 B, translating into MEAFSTKDMAMKAQKKILSQMASKSVVQMFIDDTSSEILDELYWVSKEYSGNKTEAQKVIKDLVKIAVKIGVLFRHSRFDPEELSLAQNFKKKLHQGAMTAISFHEVDFTFESTVISEILSDCRDILLRLVEKHLTPKSQNRIQHVFNHYSDNKLLSELYRPNGPYKPHLTNICNGLNKLLEEGKL; encoded by the exons ATGGAGGCTTTTAGCACCAAGGATATGGCCATGAAGGCCCAGAAGAAAATCTTAAGTCAAATGGCCAGTAAGTCGGTGGTGCAGATGTTCATCGACGACACCAGCAGTGAGATCCTGGATGAGCTGTATTGGGTCTCAAAGGAGTACAGTGGAAACAAAACAGAGGCCCAGAAGGTCATCAAGGACCTAGTCAAGATCGCCGTGAAGATTGGTGTACTCTTCCGCCACAGCCGTTTCGATCCAGAAGAGTTAAGTCTCGCCCAGAACTTTAAGAAGAAGCTGCACCAAGGTGCCATGACTGCAATAAGCTTCCATGAG GTGGACTTCACCTTTGAGAGTACTGTGATTTCGGAGATCCTGAGTGACTGCCGGGACATCCTTCTAAGGCTTGTGGAAAAGCACCTTACGCCGAAGTCACAAAACCGCATCCAGCACGTCTTCAACCATTACTCTGACAATAAGCTGCTGTCAGAACTTTACAGACCTAATGGGCCTTACAAACCCCACCTCACAAACATCTGCAATGGCCTAAACAAACTGTTGGAAGAGGGCAAGTTATGA
- the LOC121720924 gene encoding soluble guanylate cyclase 88E-like yields the protein MYGLYLEAVNDYINESYGEDVWRLIEARAEIPHLKFVRHQMYNDNLILRLAKAAGEVLGKTHDELMYAFGVYMVKRIGNYGYERILKVLGRNVRDFINELDNLHEYFRFSFPKVQPPSFCVEEECETSLTLHYRSTRKGFTQFVKGQLSQVGRQFYNTDIEVEILSKEETEKMTYVVYKMNFDNAAFKHRMPQQKTAPGYEKLPMKRGIFFDMFPFSVIFRRDMTMYRIGDGLKEVFSDLQGKKVDEEFTLIRPMLEFSWDNIYTHLNNVFELLSKAVVESKQKVNIPKLSKEEPEEKEEIEKPKKEKRDIKAMDDMKGMDQEYSSALTQYNSSANSGGEDIELLAFQTVTGKCSETIFEDMREPPKKPLHLKGQMKYVPQWDSLIFLGTPIIETVEDMIKMGVYVNDLNLHDSSRELILAGTQQSAELQLALDQEQQKYAQLQEIIKKLDEEKKRGDSLLYAMIPKAVADRLRKGITALETCQVFPDVTILFSDVVKFNEICIHITPMQVVDMLNEIYIVFDTLSEKHNVYKVETIRDAYMVVAGVPNKTTFHAHHICDMALDMLSSIDHLKDPSTGDNIQIRVGIHSGMVVAGVVGLKMPRYCLFGDTVNTASRMESNGVGMQIHISQTTKDHLEHEPYIIEERGKIFVKGKGYMKTYWLKGKKDLSFKTPAELRYSSEQKDSEDRSSNGSICTNTKRSSSNLNIPNEEQAEGKPPDQTDLPPDALPPLEGSTEDTTVATEPQDKEKVKKTKNNKGGKAENNSGNAAEVVPPAGGQENAGLVLNNKKHSFRQQYRRLPANLPMRSTACRLL from the exons ATGTATGGGCTGTACCTGGAAGCGGTGAATGATTACATCAACGAGTCATATGGGGAGGATGTCTGGAGACTGATTGAGGCCCGTGCAGAGATACCCCACCTTAAGTTTGTCCGGCACCAGATGTACAA TGACAATCTCATCCTTCGCTTGGCAAAGGCAGCTGGGGAAGTCTTGGGCAAGACGCACGATGAGTTGATGTATGCCTTCGGGGTCTACATGGTCAAGAGGATAGGGAATTATGGCTATGAGCGGATACTGAAG GTGCTTGGCCGGAATGTGAGAGACTTCATCAACGAGCTGGACAACCTGCACGAGTACTTCCGCTTCTCCTTCCCCAAGGTCCAGCCTCCCAGCTTCTGCGTGGAGGAGGAATGCGAGACCAGCCTGACCCTGCACTACCGCAGCACCAGGAAGGGCTTCACCCAGTTTGTCAAAG GGCAACTCTCCCAAGTGGGCCGGCAATTCTACAACACAGATATCGAGGTGGAGATTCTGTCAaaggaggagacagagaaaatGACATATGTG GTGTACAAGATGAACTTTGACAATGCTGCCTTCAAGCATCGAATGCCCCAGCAGAAGACAGCCCCTGGCTACGAGAAACTGCCCATGAAGAGGGGCATCTTTTTCGACATGTTCCCTTTCAGTGTCATATTCCGCCGGGACATGACCATGTACCGCATCGGCGACGGCCTCAAGGAGGTCTTCTCTGACCTGCAGGGCAAGAAGGTCGACGAGGAGTTCACCCTGATTCGGCCGATGCTCGAGTTCAGCTGGGACAAT ATCTACACCcacttgaacaatgtgtttgagCTGCTGTCCAAAGCTGTGGTTGAGAGCAAACAGAAGGTAAACATCCCAAAACTCAGCAAAGAGGAGCctgaggagaaagaagagattGAGAAACCGAAGAAAGAGAAGCGGG ACATCAAAGCCATGGACGACATGAAGGGGATGGACCAGGAGTACAGCAGCGCTCTCACACAGTACAACAGCTCTGCCAACTCGGGCGGAGAGGACATCGAGCTTCTGGCCTTCCAGACGGTGACCG GGAAATGCAGTGAGACCATATTCGAGGACATGCGGGAGCCGCCGAAGAAGCCCCTTCACCTGAAGGGCCAGATGAAGTATGTGCCCCAATGGGACTCCCTCATCTTCCTGGGGACGCCCAT TATCGAGACTGTGGAGGACATGATTAAAATGGGGGTTTATGTAAATGACCTGAACCTTCATGACTCCAGCAGAGAACTCATTCTAGCTGGAACACAGCAGTCGGCTGAGCTTCAGCTGGCTTtggaccag GAACAGCAGAAGTATGCCCAGCTCCAAGAGATCATTAAGAAGCTGGacgaggagaagaagagaggcgACTCTCTGCTGTATGCCATGATCCCTAAAGCTGTGGCTGACCGGCTCCGCAAAGGCATCACGGCCCTGGAGACCTGTCAG GTATTCCCAGATGTTACCATCTTGTTCAGTGATGTGGTAAAGTTCAACGAGATctgcattcacatcacacccATGCAAGTGGTGGACATGCTGAATGAAATCTACATAGTCTTCGACACCCTCAGTGAGAAGCATAACGTCTACAAG GTGGAGACCATCAGGGATGCGTACATGGTGGTCGCAGGCGTTCCCAATAAAACCACATTCCATGCCCACCACATCTGCGACATGGCCCTGGACATGCTGAGCTCCATCGACCACCTTAAGGACCCATCCACAGGGGACAACATCCAGATCAGAGTTG GCATCCATTCTGGCATGGTGGTGGCAGGTGTGGTGGGGTTGAAGATGCCACGCTACTGTTTGTTTGgtgacacagtgaacacagccTCCCGTATGGAGAGTAATGGAGTG GGCATGCAAATCCACATTAGCCAGACAACAAAGGACCATCTGGAACATGAGCCATACATTattgaagagagaggaaagatttTTGTGAAG GGAAAGGGCTATATGAAGACGTATTGGCTGAAAGGGAAGAAGGACCTCTCCTTCAAGACTCCAGCTGAACTGAGGTACAGCAGCGAGCAGAAAGACTCAGAGGACCGCAGTTCCAACGG CTCCATCTGCACCAACACCAAACGCTCTAGCTCCAATCTGAACATCCCCAATGAGGAGCAGGCTGAGGGCAAGCCCCCAGATCAGACAGATTTGCCGCCCGACGCCCTCCCCCCACTAGAGGGCAGCACGGAGGACACCACGGTTGCCACAGAACCCCAAGACAAAGAAAAGGTCAAAAAGACTAAGAACAACAAAGGCGGAAAGGCGGAGAACAACTCTGGCAATGCGGCAGAGGTTGTGCCACCTGCTGGTGGCCAGGAGAACGCGGGTCTAGTGCTCAATAACAAGAAGCATAGTTTCAGGCAACAGTATAGGCGGCTACCGGCTAACCTCCCCATGCGCAGCACCGCCTGCAGACTCCTCTAA